In a genomic window of Telopea speciosissima isolate NSW1024214 ecotype Mountain lineage chromosome 5, Tspe_v1, whole genome shotgun sequence:
- the LOC122661659 gene encoding uncharacterized protein LOC122661659 isoform X2, with the protein MEVSGGVSPDRRSEVSTSSKFIPASRRVFKGLKDYSRKLVDIEAFRQSLEDWILEKTCSSSAESNQFFKSPFHIDELRKLDYALEGVLFQQLFRMPYSPNASDDLKEDEYLALEDFLHAAVEGLWRTFWHKSGPLPFFVSCPRHPGSKFYTVERAIMRGRIGGLSGAALIAKTGNDIQVQWDQVVEFTLFKPNVAQGNELGFSAMSICEALFYGFHILLSRILSKYNTVGCDYVYLLVLDSKFGGVVKFGGDLSKLEVNTSNPYHSVAEWIRLHAEVTVSPVDRIWNKLGNANWGDLGTLQLLLATFYSIVQWKGPPRKSISALAADHSLRLHKRRVECRLIEDSNALVSMLQSGQKVEIVELDHNDDPTFGKQTSRLKLKHGEVMVLEDQQGRQGFRIQETLMEGNCLSYSAVSLEHHGEPLTVYVGAHPSMLEPSWEDMSLWYQVQRQTKVLNIFKQQGISSKYLPEIIASGRILHSGPCKKQSPGGRCDHPWCGTPILVTSLVGEPLSSIIAQDGPFSADDAVCCCRDCLSALRSATTANVQHGDICPENIIRVVDTYGSRTRFRYVPVSWGRAVLEDRDSPAINLQFSSTYALQQGKLCPASDAESLVYLLYFVCGGTMQQQDSIESALQWRERFWARRLVQQQLGEVSALLKAFADYVDSLCGTPYPVDYDIWLKRLNRAVDGSTDRGKLVEEVAVTMRLEDVAESSGTSGGCTSFSC; encoded by the exons ATGGAAGTTTCAGGAG GTGTCTCCCCTGATAGGAGATCGGAGGTTTCAACTTCAAGCAAGTTCATTCCTGCTTCCAGAAGAGTGTTCAAGGGGCTAAAAGATTATTCAAGGAAGCTGGTTGACATTGAAGCATTTAGGCAGAGTCTTGAAGACTGGATTCTGGAGAAGACATGTTCCAGTTCTGCTGAGAGCAACCAATTCTTCAAATCTCCTTTTCACATTGATGAATTGCGTAAACTTGATTATGCATTAGAAGGTGTGTTATTTCAGCAGCTTTTCCGTATGCCCTACTCACCAAACGCTTCTGATGATCTTAAGGAAGATGAGTATCTTGCCCTGGAGGACTTTCTGCATGCTGCTGTAGAAGGCTTGTGGCGCACCTTCTGGCACAAATCTGGACCATTACCATTCTTTGTATCTTGTCCCCGTCATCCTGGATCCAAGTTCTATACTGTGGAAAGGGCAATAATGAGGGGAAGAATTGGAGGGCTTTCTGGTGCAGCTTTGATAGCCAAAACTGGGAATGATATACAAGTTCAATGGGACCAGGTGGTAGAATTTACTCTGTTCAAACCCAACGTTGCTCAGGGAAATGAGTTGGGTTTTTCTGCTATGTCTATCTGTGAAGCCCTGTTTTATGGTTTTCATATACTTCTATCAAGGATTTTGAGCAAGTACAATACTGTTGGCTGTGATTATGTTTATCTGCTAGTTCTTGATTCTAAATTTGGTGGGGTAGTCAAATTTGGTGGTGATCTAAGCAAATTAGAAGTTAACACAAGCAACCCGTATCACTCTGTGGCAGAATGGATCAGGCTTCATGCTGAAGTCACTGTTTCACCTGTGGACAGAATATGGAACAAGCTAGGAAATGCAAATTGGGGGGACTTAGGAACTCTGCAACTGCTTCTAGCAACTTTTTACTCCATTGTTCAATGGAAAGGTCCTCCTAGAAAGTCAATTTCCGCATTGGCTGCTGATCACAGTCTTCGTCTTCACAAGCGAAGGGTAGAATGTCGCCTCATTGAGGATAGCAATGCACTAGTCTCCATGCTACAGTCTGGCCAGAAAGTAGAGATTGTCGAACTTGACCACAATGACGATCCAACCTTTGGAAAGCAAACATCACGTTTGAAGCTTAAGCATGGTGAAGTGATGGTGTTGGAGGATCAGCAGGGGCGACAAGGGTTTCGAATACAGGAGACTCTCATGGAAGGGAACTGTTTATCATACAGTGCTGTTTCTCTTGAACATCATGGTGAGCCATTAACTGTATATGTGGGAGCTCATCCATCAATGCTTGAGCCATCTTGGGAGGATATGAGTCTATGGTACCAAGTACAAAGGCAGACTAAGGTATTGAACATCTTTAAGCAACAGGGGATTTCGAGCAAGTATTTGCCTGAAATCATTGCCTCTGGTCGAATTTTGCATTCTGGTCCTTGTAAGAAACAGAGTCCAGGTGGTCGATGTGATCATCCATGGTGTGGGACCCCAATTCTTGTGACATCTCTGGTTGGTGAGCCACTGTCATCCATTATTGCTCAGGATGGACCATTTTCCGCTGATGATGCAGTATGCTGCTGCAGGGACTGTTTGTCAGCTCTGAGAAGTGCTACCACAGCCAATGTTCAACACGGAGACATCTGTCCTGAGAACATTATACGCGTTGTTGACACCTATGGTTCCAGAACCAGGTTTCGATATGTCCCCGTATCTTGGGGACGTGCAGTTCTGGAAGATAGAGATAGTCCTGCGATAAATTTACAGTTCTCATCTACTTATGCACTTCAGCAGGGGAAGCTGTGTCCGGCATCAGATGCTGAGAGTCTTGTTTATCTCTTATATTTTGTCTGTGGGGGAACGATGCAGCAGCAGGATTCCATTGAATCAGCACTACAATGGCGGGAAAGATTCTGGGCCAGACGTTTAGTTCAGCAGCAGCTTGGTGAGGTTTCAGCTCTCTTAAAAGCATTCGCTGATTATGTTGATAGCCTCTGTGGAACCCCATATCCTGTGGACTATGATATCTGGTTGAAAAGACTGAATAGAGCTGTTGATGGTTCAACAGATAGGGGGAAGTTAGTTGAGGAAGTAGCAGTAACAATGAGATTAGAGGATGTTGCAGAGTCATCGGGAACTTCTGGTGGTTgtacttctttttcttgctaA
- the LOC122661659 gene encoding uncharacterized protein LOC122661659 isoform X1, whose translation MKLGLHQKDLDSTPGQSLDGSFRRSRSGVSPDRRSEVSTSSKFIPASRRVFKGLKDYSRKLVDIEAFRQSLEDWILEKTCSSSAESNQFFKSPFHIDELRKLDYALEGVLFQQLFRMPYSPNASDDLKEDEYLALEDFLHAAVEGLWRTFWHKSGPLPFFVSCPRHPGSKFYTVERAIMRGRIGGLSGAALIAKTGNDIQVQWDQVVEFTLFKPNVAQGNELGFSAMSICEALFYGFHILLSRILSKYNTVGCDYVYLLVLDSKFGGVVKFGGDLSKLEVNTSNPYHSVAEWIRLHAEVTVSPVDRIWNKLGNANWGDLGTLQLLLATFYSIVQWKGPPRKSISALAADHSLRLHKRRVECRLIEDSNALVSMLQSGQKVEIVELDHNDDPTFGKQTSRLKLKHGEVMVLEDQQGRQGFRIQETLMEGNCLSYSAVSLEHHGEPLTVYVGAHPSMLEPSWEDMSLWYQVQRQTKVLNIFKQQGISSKYLPEIIASGRILHSGPCKKQSPGGRCDHPWCGTPILVTSLVGEPLSSIIAQDGPFSADDAVCCCRDCLSALRSATTANVQHGDICPENIIRVVDTYGSRTRFRYVPVSWGRAVLEDRDSPAINLQFSSTYALQQGKLCPASDAESLVYLLYFVCGGTMQQQDSIESALQWRERFWARRLVQQQLGEVSALLKAFADYVDSLCGTPYPVDYDIWLKRLNRAVDGSTDRGKLVEEVAVTMRLEDVAESSGTSGGCTSFSC comes from the exons ATGAAATTGG GTTTGCATCAAAAGGATCTTGACTCTACCCCAGGGCAAAGTTTGGATGGAAGTTTCAGGAGGTCTAGATCTG GTGTCTCCCCTGATAGGAGATCGGAGGTTTCAACTTCAAGCAAGTTCATTCCTGCTTCCAGAAGAGTGTTCAAGGGGCTAAAAGATTATTCAAGGAAGCTGGTTGACATTGAAGCATTTAGGCAGAGTCTTGAAGACTGGATTCTGGAGAAGACATGTTCCAGTTCTGCTGAGAGCAACCAATTCTTCAAATCTCCTTTTCACATTGATGAATTGCGTAAACTTGATTATGCATTAGAAGGTGTGTTATTTCAGCAGCTTTTCCGTATGCCCTACTCACCAAACGCTTCTGATGATCTTAAGGAAGATGAGTATCTTGCCCTGGAGGACTTTCTGCATGCTGCTGTAGAAGGCTTGTGGCGCACCTTCTGGCACAAATCTGGACCATTACCATTCTTTGTATCTTGTCCCCGTCATCCTGGATCCAAGTTCTATACTGTGGAAAGGGCAATAATGAGGGGAAGAATTGGAGGGCTTTCTGGTGCAGCTTTGATAGCCAAAACTGGGAATGATATACAAGTTCAATGGGACCAGGTGGTAGAATTTACTCTGTTCAAACCCAACGTTGCTCAGGGAAATGAGTTGGGTTTTTCTGCTATGTCTATCTGTGAAGCCCTGTTTTATGGTTTTCATATACTTCTATCAAGGATTTTGAGCAAGTACAATACTGTTGGCTGTGATTATGTTTATCTGCTAGTTCTTGATTCTAAATTTGGTGGGGTAGTCAAATTTGGTGGTGATCTAAGCAAATTAGAAGTTAACACAAGCAACCCGTATCACTCTGTGGCAGAATGGATCAGGCTTCATGCTGAAGTCACTGTTTCACCTGTGGACAGAATATGGAACAAGCTAGGAAATGCAAATTGGGGGGACTTAGGAACTCTGCAACTGCTTCTAGCAACTTTTTACTCCATTGTTCAATGGAAAGGTCCTCCTAGAAAGTCAATTTCCGCATTGGCTGCTGATCACAGTCTTCGTCTTCACAAGCGAAGGGTAGAATGTCGCCTCATTGAGGATAGCAATGCACTAGTCTCCATGCTACAGTCTGGCCAGAAAGTAGAGATTGTCGAACTTGACCACAATGACGATCCAACCTTTGGAAAGCAAACATCACGTTTGAAGCTTAAGCATGGTGAAGTGATGGTGTTGGAGGATCAGCAGGGGCGACAAGGGTTTCGAATACAGGAGACTCTCATGGAAGGGAACTGTTTATCATACAGTGCTGTTTCTCTTGAACATCATGGTGAGCCATTAACTGTATATGTGGGAGCTCATCCATCAATGCTTGAGCCATCTTGGGAGGATATGAGTCTATGGTACCAAGTACAAAGGCAGACTAAGGTATTGAACATCTTTAAGCAACAGGGGATTTCGAGCAAGTATTTGCCTGAAATCATTGCCTCTGGTCGAATTTTGCATTCTGGTCCTTGTAAGAAACAGAGTCCAGGTGGTCGATGTGATCATCCATGGTGTGGGACCCCAATTCTTGTGACATCTCTGGTTGGTGAGCCACTGTCATCCATTATTGCTCAGGATGGACCATTTTCCGCTGATGATGCAGTATGCTGCTGCAGGGACTGTTTGTCAGCTCTGAGAAGTGCTACCACAGCCAATGTTCAACACGGAGACATCTGTCCTGAGAACATTATACGCGTTGTTGACACCTATGGTTCCAGAACCAGGTTTCGATATGTCCCCGTATCTTGGGGACGTGCAGTTCTGGAAGATAGAGATAGTCCTGCGATAAATTTACAGTTCTCATCTACTTATGCACTTCAGCAGGGGAAGCTGTGTCCGGCATCAGATGCTGAGAGTCTTGTTTATCTCTTATATTTTGTCTGTGGGGGAACGATGCAGCAGCAGGATTCCATTGAATCAGCACTACAATGGCGGGAAAGATTCTGGGCCAGACGTTTAGTTCAGCAGCAGCTTGGTGAGGTTTCAGCTCTCTTAAAAGCATTCGCTGATTATGTTGATAGCCTCTGTGGAACCCCATATCCTGTGGACTATGATATCTGGTTGAAAAGACTGAATAGAGCTGTTGATGGTTCAACAGATAGGGGGAAGTTAGTTGAGGAAGTAGCAGTAACAATGAGATTAGAGGATGTTGCAGAGTCATCGGGAACTTCTGGTGGTTgtacttctttttcttgctaA